TAAAATTGACTACATTAGTCTGCAACAAAAGAGCAGAAAGCAGCATGACTGTCACGTGGTGAGCCAATTACTTGAAGAAGCAAAGATATAAAGTCGGCAAGTTGTGTTAGcaactttggtttttgaattgcTTATAGGACACAAGCATGAATAGTAATGCAAATgctaaaaaggaagaggaaggagggcaTGAAAAAATATTACTGTGTTTTGTCTGATATATGCAGGCTATCTCATACTTACTTTCGGTAGAGGTAGCTCTTGATGCATTTGGTTTTCAAATTTAGATTTAGTCTGCAAGTTTAATGTCATGCTTCTGCCCGCATGCATTGCTGACAAACCTCCAGAGCGCAGCATGCCAAGGTTAACAGTGTTGTGCTTATAAGCAGCAGTCTGAGTAGAGGAAATAACAACCACGTGACAGGATATGAACACGCATGCTCATTAAGAGAAAATACTGCACATATATGACTAACTTCACATGGTCTcattttaagcaaacaaacaataccAAGAAATAAGTAGCTTTTTATGCATGCACTGAGTCAGACAGAAGCACATAGAGTGCTAGTTGTACATAAAATGATTACCATAAAAAGACATTGACAAAAAAATCAAACAAGATATATTTTCatcttcacagaatcacagaattgtagagttggaagggaccatgagggccaactccctgcactgcaggaatcttttgcccaatgtggggctcaaacccacgactctgaaattaaaagttccatgctctactaactgagccaCTGTTTTTAATACAAAGCTATAGTAATTTATTTCATGCAGAAGTGGGTATTATCCAGAGGTTTTCTACAAACTTatgataaaatatgcatttcttttcTGCAAGTAATAAATTGGGTAGAAGAGGTTCTATTCTATATAATAGGCTTCTTAAAAATAACTGCTATCAAGAGCTGCTCCAATATATTGTAGTGGATGTATACCTATTTTGAATTTACACTGCAAAAGAACTACCCGCAATATATACAGTGTAATTAAAAAGATCAGTCAGCAAATGATCTTCATGAATAAATTATTCTGgattatatatatacaaaaaaacagcaatataaaaagtaaaatgcaCTGGGCAGTATTCACCCAAcatgtcccatcagtgcaagccTCTATGAGGGCTTCTGCTTGTGCCATGGGGCTGTCCCCTATCTCCTCTCCCTGCACCCCCTGAAATTGGCCCTGGGTTGGTCACAGAACAGTACTGATGGGACACTCCCCTTggtgcaatgttgaattccacccatagtGAGCATAGCTATGGAAGTACATCTGAAACATCTGTGCTTCACCTGTCCATGCAAATGAAGTAGTACTCTAAAGTATATCTCTAAAGTGTCAGCTTGGAAGCAATCACAATAATCAATGGAATAAGCTTGATTCTTATGAATGCTCAGTGATTTATGGAAGCCACTAATGCCGGGGAGCCCACTGCATGGGCAGCTTTCCACAATGTTTCTGTGATGCCCTCTTTTGCCACTCCCCCTACTCCTATTTTGCTTCTGTCAGCCGACAGGAAAGGATGTTGGTTcccagtaattttttttttaaatatatattttgaaaaagctcTTTTGTACAGGGGAAATCATGCACAAAAtagttgcattaaaaataaattataaaatttgcCTTTGCAGGCACAGGAGGTTGGGAAAGAAAATGTGAGGAAGAGCAGCAGCCTTTCATGCCAGAGACTCCAAATTGTCACATGACTTGGGAGTGACACACTTTTTGAAAAATTGCTGTTTTGTACAAATCTGGGATATCAGAGAACTTGTATTTAAGAagtaattctgtttttttttaataaagaaatgtGTACGCTTGTGTAAGGAGACCTtaagtttccttttccttttccaaacTCTAGAAACCCCTCTGCCCACTGTACAGCATTAAAGGATTCAGGTTCAGGGCTAGAAACCAGCACCAAACCCAAGCAGAGCAAAAGAGGATTTCAACAAACGTGAGGAAGAAATAAAGTAACCCTTTTCACTTGTCTTTCCCCTGTGAACTCCAAACAGCAACACAAAACTCTTGTTCCAGGCTTGTTAGAGCCTGAATAGGACCATTCCTTAGGAGATGAGAATGCTTTGCAATACTTTGTTGTTGATTTGAAGGCTTATTGTCGTATTTTTCTTAGTAATCAGTGTATCTGAGAGCCAAGCTAAAATTTTCATACATTTTTTTTATGATGTCTGATTTCCAAAACTGAACCAATTAAATAAATTTCTGTAGATCTTAACTGATACACCAGAATAAATATAATTTGGTTTATAGTGTTTCTgcaatttttattcattcattctaaTAGCTTTGCTTTAAAATCTATCTTGCTGCGATTTTGGAGTCTCTAGTTGGTTTTTCTTAAACAGGGGGCTGGGACCCAAGAGATGGCCAGGGGTCATTTTCAGAAGAACCTCAGTGTCACAGCCTGCCCAGCGCCTTCTCACTTGCTGGCCCCACCCCCCAGCCATGCCATTGTCTTTTGATTGAACCAATGCCAACCCTAGCAACTCCTTGCATGCTAAATAATGGTGAGCAGGAGATGGAGAagtttggggagggtggggaagagagaagggaggTCTCACTCCTCTGTGGGGAAGCAGCCAGAGGAGGTCCTGAAGGAAATTAGAAAGGGAGATAAAAGGTTAATATTTACACtcattattaaaaataaaccaaCTGATAATGGAAAGGATAGAGACAAGAGAATAAAGTTGTTATGGAAGGAAGTGAAGATAAAAAGGACCAGGGTGAAAGGTAGAACGAAACTGGCCGGTTCAAGGGAAGGTGAATAGATTTGTGTGAcagcagaaaggaagaaattaCAATAGATTAGTAAAAATACTCTGAGAGGTATTTAGAAgtgggaaaggaaaaatataaaataaaaagccttctccacTTAAAGTCAGACTTAAAGCCTCTGGGTTGATTGACAAACTTTGCCTAAAGTGGAGAAGATGAGTTGCAATACTTCCAGAGCGAATGTCTATATTTTGCTTGAGGGAAGCTGAGGTATTGAACTCCTTGCTACAATGAAAATGCTATGGTAAATAATTAAACAATTTCCAAAGATGGTTTAGCTATCAATAGAAAAGTGATGTCAGCCAAACTCCACTTCCATAGGCCACTATTCTACAACTTGTAGGCCTCGGTAATTTTCAACAAGTTTATGTGGGCTCTGGCGACAGCAGGGTGGTGAAATCTGAGAACGCCAGGTCTAAGCCCAAGAAATTGTCTTTTCTTTAGTTTAAGTGGTTCACTGTTCTATATGACATTAGGTGTGGGGCAGGCAAAGACCTCAGCCGAAAGGGAGTCTGCAGGTACTGCTGATCAGCTGACTGGTGGCACCTACAAAGTCCTGTGTACAGGACTTCACAAGACCCAATGATGATTTGATCAGCAGATCATGCAAAGCACCTTGTAAAAAGCTATACAAGAATGCTTTGCAAGACCCGACAATCAGTTCATCATTGGCGCTTGGCAGACTGATTTGGCCTGCTCTCCAAccccctttaaataaataaaaacaaataaattgtatTACTGAATGGATAGTTCAGCTCTCAGGGAGCCACAGCTAAATTGTGAATTACCTTCTTTGAAAAACACATGATATCAAAAGATATAAAACAGTCTACAATTTTTGCTCCATTATGGTTATTTCTGAAATATAATCACTTATTGCAGTCACTGAATGGACAAACCAATATGTATCTGGGAGTATAAGGAAGGGTAATTTTGTGAAAGCAAATCTGAGAACAAGGTCTATAGGCTTCCAATTTTCCAGGATGATTTCAGCATTTTTGACAGCCATATTTGGCAATCTCAATTTTCACTTATTTTATGAAAGCATCTGGTGAACTGTAGGACTAAAATTACACATGAATTGGTCTTTCATAATTCATCTTATTTCCAATAGTAGTTGACTGAAGGTAAACAGGTTCCTGAGGCTGAAGAAGGCTGTATGAGACACACAGCATTTAACGAGTACAAGGTGACGCAAATAAAAAAACAGCCAACAGGGTGAATGTTTAAGTTCCTTGTtaaggcgccccccccccagccatttaTACAAGGCAGCAGTAAGGTTGCAATTTAAGATGGAAGACCAGCTTCATAATCCTTCTCCCTTCAAACTATTCTCCCACCGAAAAGTTCCCACTCCAGTTGCTTTAACCTTCACTGAGGAAAACATGAGTACCtgcattttggtgtgtgtgtgtgtgtaagagagagagatagagacagATGTGCAAATGGAATAAAGTGGAAAGGTTAAGAAGCTCCTTTTCCTCCTGTACTAGTCTTCCACTTCAAACTGTAACCTCAATGGCTGCACAGTATATTAgacttttttcaaaagaaaataatgGAACTACATGTAGTATGTAGTTTTTCTCAGAATTCCTTCCAAATGCTTTCTGGATATATCAGTAATAAgatgttttattcatttacttcTTATCACCATTTCAAACAATACCTCATTCTTAATTCTTCACGCCTTGGAAACTGTGTCTCATGTCAATGAATTACTCTGCACATTTACCAATAATAAATGTTAATTGACAAACACTTCCTAACATAGAAAATATAAGTTATAGTTGGTCTCTGTTGGGGCTTTACGTATTTCAACCCGTTATCCTAAACACACTTGGAAATAAGTTAAATGTAAATCAACTGACTTCCAAGTACATAGATTTAAGACATTGGGGTACCAGAACAAAAGTAATTGTAGCTTATTTGTTAATCAATGGCTAAATTTTCTATAAGAAATCCTTAATTATATCTGCCATGATCCAATAGTTCTGGTACATGAAGatggttcacacatgcatatcTGACTTTGTGCACACAAGGGCATGGGCTGATTCATAACACAGCCACTGAAGATTGTGCTATTGAGTTCTGTAGAGTTTTGGAGTATCCCATTAACTATAAGCCTGCCAAAGTCAATATTTCCAATACTTTTGCTTTGGAATTTGTCTTTAATATTTTTCCTATGCACTGTAAAGGCtagcaaataaaacaaatatttaaattatAAACTATTTTTGTGATTTCCTTTAAGCTTCATAAATTACCCACTACTAGAAGACCGAGATtatcatttttgcattttaaaaaacaacagtataTTAGGGAAGAACTTCTCCAATGCTCCCCAAAGCAACCCTAATTCTAACTCATTATGTATAAACTGTAACAAAATACATTTCATGGTTTATTAATTCAGAACACAAATCCAGGAATTATTACTGGATAACATATTAATCACtgcaagcagatttttttttgatATATAGAAATATAAAAACTAAAAGGCATTAATTGCAGAGAAATGCCAAACATACCCTGTCTAACCTTCTAGCTTCTATATGTCTAAGTAGCTGTTGTCTCCAGTCAGCGGGCATTTTACCACAGCTCTCATTTCCCTTCACAGGGGTAGGCCTTGTCTTTAAATCAGTGTTATCTGACGGCTTGTCACCATAGTTACCCAAGTTATAGTCTGATGGTATCTTTTCCAACAGAGCTGCCATTGTAGGCCTAGCTGAAACTGGCCTGGTTTGGGAGGTACCATAACTCTCTGTACTGTAGCTTCTTGCAGACAATGGCCTCCTTTGAGTAAGGTTTTTAACTGGAAAACTTCCAGATTGGGCTTTCACTTCTTGATATGAAGGGTGTTCATCTTCATACCTGCCATTTCTTTTGAGGAATTGGGATTCAGACACTTGCATGCTGCTTTGGCGTTCCATGGGTCCTCTATACTGGTGTCTGTTATACCTATCGCTCTGAGGCAGTTCGTGTGGTTCACTGACTCTTCTATACATTGACATATCTGTGGAACTGGCCAATGAATCTGCTCTTCTCAAAAACCCAGCCCTTGATCCCTGACTTGAGTACTGAGTGTTGACAGTCTCCTCATTAACAGAAGGCTGGGAGAATGAAAACATGTGCTCCATGGGTGGATACCCTCGGTAGGCTCTTGGGCTAACCAAATCCTTTGAGACAGTTTTAGTCTGCTGGGGAATGTACTCTGGAGTGTGTTGAAAAGGTGGCGGAATCCTCTTATCTGCTTTCACTTCCACTGATCCTTGAGGATTAAAACTTTGGTCAAACTGGTACACTTTTTTAGTTACAGaaggcttttgctgctgctgcaccttaACACTTCCATAGGTCAGCAACTCATCATCAAGCATTGGCACAGACTGGCTACGGGACATGCTAGACATTCCATGTTCTGGACCCATCATTTTATCTGGCCTCTCATGCATACCGGCATTGTCAGTAGTAGCTGCATAGTTCTCTAGCGGTATATTATAAACTTTATATGCGCCAATGTCTATCTCATCTATACTTTGTGACTTCTTAAACCTATTCGTTTTCAAGTCCCTCATCATTGGTGAAAGCCTCTCTGTGCTCTTGCTGATAGAAATGACGTTTTTAGAAGGATCCGGGCGACAGTGAATATGCGAAAACACATTACCAAGACTTCTGTTAGCGTTTGACTCATGATACTCCCACGCTGTTCCTGGAGAAAAAGTGCTAGCTATTTCCGCGGAATCTTTAACAAGATCCTTCCTTTCAGGTAAAGGGCTGGTGGTAGGGGTGCTCTCCAGCTTAGAAGGAAAGGCTGTCCTATCTTCAAAAGGGCTAGGGGTTCTTGTCCAGTTCTGCCAAGGGTTTGAGGGAGGCACTTCTGATTCAGGTGTATTTCTGAGAGTAGGCTGTTCAAGTTCTAGGGGGATACCAACTATCCTGTCTTGCCTAATTAAAGGCCTGCGTCCGTGAGCAGATGTGCTTCTCGATTTAGAGCTTAAGAGGGGGTTAGCGCTTGGATTCTCGACCGTGCTCTCTTCTGCTACAAATCCCGTGTTATCATAGTGAGAGCCATCATTCCAGCTGTCAGCAAAGGTGTCGCTCATTGGACGCCTCTCGTTATGTTGTTGTAAGTTTCCTGCTGGAGCAGACTCCCGTTGACTGAGCAATGGCTTTGTTTCAAGAGGTTGAGGAAAAGATTGGACAAGCCtggagaaaacaagaagaaagatTGGTATTAGATAAGGAAGCTATCACAGCAGaataaaatgctaataaatatcttactATTATTGCATGTTTTGTTTAACCCATGAATGAATGGAAGCTTTAGCTTGTTTGGAGTGGGAACAAAGAGAAAGCACACAAAAAGAGAAATATCACAATTTATATGTATATGAAAATGGCTTTGCATAAATCTAAAAATCCGCCTCCAAAAAAACTCTGGTATAAAAATCTCTATGCTAGTGACAGATAATAAGCACATAGCATTGAGCCTGCAAGCAAAGTGAAAGTCTCTTTGAAAACTGAGTCTGTATCTATGGTGGGACAAAGTTGCTTATATGGGATTCTGTATGCAGTGGAGTAAATGTAGACAGTACAGAAAACCTTGATGACACGTAATCATTTTGTACCTCTTTCATTCTCGTCAGCTGAAAAATGGGTAAGATGGGTGAACTGCTATTCAACTACTGTAATCTACTCTGAAAGTTTGCAGATAGACCTGAATTTTGGGTAGAAGTTGCCAGAGTAATTACCACCCCTAAGGCATAATTCCTCTGGGCCTTGACATGGAAAAAGGTGCCCTTCCTCTCGCCTACAAACATGAGGTGCCTAGTTGTGGGGGAGAACTTACTCTGCTCTGGATGCTctgctcttctccctctcctgctgttgagGGAGCAGGGATGCTGCAACACTTACCTTTTTTTGCACAATGCTTCACTTATTTGCAGTAGTGCCAGTGTGATGTTGTTCCAAGTGCAGCAGGTTTTCTCCAACTGTATGCAATGCCAGACTTCTTAGAAGTCTTGTGTACACTTGTAGTACACCAGCTCCCAGCCTAGCAGTACTTCCTGAGACATGATGTCACATAGTCACATAGGTGTCCTAGGAAGCACTGCTAgttcaaagaaaaaacaaaggcATCTCAAtcatgctgctgctcctgctagtCTGGCCCTAGTGACGTTCCTGTCTGTTTCTGTTTTAATACGAGGGTTgatatcatcaccaccaccaccatcttttATTTAAACTCTTTGTACTTTTGGCTGTCTGAGATGCCTTTATGGTCAGATCCAGTGTTTCAACTGGGGTCTACAAAGTAAACACACCTGTTACCCCACAAAGAATTATTCACTGCATCTTTAGCTGTAGTCTGCAAGGACCCCATTTTAACACGAGCGTTAGAAGACCCTGAAGATGCCTGTGAAGGTGAATAGTCTGAATAGGTGCCTGAAGAAACACTGTTATTCATGCAGTGAACTTTATCTGCTTCAGATTCATCTGTTGATTCTAAAACAAGCACAGAAAGAAATATGAAATTAATAGTTGAATAGAAAATTGAACACAGAGACATATATACAACAACTACTGTAATTAGCTTGGAAATGTGATTTCCACTTCTATATCATACAAATATAGCCAGCCATGAACTTACCCCGGGAATGTTCAAAGACACCTAAGACATTTGCACAGCAGTACCACCTCCCTTTCCCATCCATCTTCAGCCAAGATGCTGTATCATCTGACTGTATCAATCTACAATTATTGGTCGGTGTATTACTTTACTATTACCCTTATAAACATTGTGCCTTGTGagactgaacttttttttttgtatttttaaaagatccattTTCACCTTTCCTACACTTACGAACCTGACCAAACTGCTACTGTCTTGAACGCCCCACCCCCATGTTTTCCTACTGCTGAACATAATAatttagtatttatttttaatgacatATATAGCCTTCTTTATACACTATATCCAACACTCAGGGCCAAACCAAATGTGACATGggagatttcccaatatttatttttaaaaaacaggcacAGGGAGTTTTGTCATGGCAGCAGTGATTAGGAAGGATTTAATCACCTTCATACCCATGCCCAATACTAGGGGTGGCCCAAGTGAGGCACTGACCCACAGTCCAGATGGTCTGAGGGGCTTGTTCACTTAGTAGGCTGCTTACCTGCCCACCATTTGCTCATAATTCCTGCTTAGAAGGAAGAGCCATTCATTTAAATTGGGTTTTATCCAAATTAAGAGGGCTTAGAACAACTGCTGCCTATATTACGTTCTGAGAGTACTGAAACTATTTTAGATTTCTTTTCTGTACATTACATACGCGCCAAGTTGACACAGGAGAAGGCAGATAGGCAGttttaagggagggggggaaaggcatCCACAGAGGTTtgtgggtgcggggggggggggcagaatacagggaagggagaagagacTCAGTTCCCCAGGCACAGTCACAGAGAGGTGCATTAAAGTGGCAGAGAATGTGATACATGGGAGAAGAAAGTGATCGAAATGAAAAAGTAGATGAGAGGGAGACAAAAAAGCAATACCAGCCGGTGTAAGGAAATAGAAGCTGAGGCAAAAAGGAGGACGACAGAAATATTGCAATATGCGAATGTAAGCAGGCAGACAGAAAAGGTAAGGGGTGGGAGCAAGAATGGAAGGGAGCGTAGTTTGAGGAGATAAGGGAGGGGACAAGAGACCCAGTGGTACCCTGTGTCCAAGGCCCCCAGGAACCTGGAGCCTGACCTTTTCACACCATTTAAAGTTGCTATTAGTCTAATATCTATAAAGTGACTTAGTACCTTTTTTCTCTTTACCCAATAGGACAAGTTTAGGTTGGTACAATGGTGCTTCAGTCATGGAGGGACGAAGTTCCCCTATCCTCATATCATTCACAGCATGTACATATGGGTCCTGTAAAATGCAATAATATTGTGGAATATTATAAAAAGATAGCCCAGCAAGTGATACTTTAATGATGAAATTTTATCAGGAGCATGGAATTATAAAACTTCCAAGCACGAATGCTGACCAGGCAAATGTGACTAAATGTCATAGAATGCTGTTTAAAAAAAGTACAATTGGTACTCATATTGACACTGCCTGCATAGGGTCAGTGGCTTGGGCTCCACCTTGTGGATGAAGGCAGAAGAAACTCTCAAGGTGTGGCTCTTAAGCCCGTTTTGCGGACTCACCAAGCCTGGAATCACACACCCTGAGCAGGGTAAAATAACAAATGGTGCCTACTTTCCTAATAATCTAGAAACACCACGGCCTGTGAGATGAGTTCTGCTTGAACTAATAGAGGCCTGTCTGATCTTAGGTGGGAAGAAGCTTAACTTTGTGCTTTGTGCTCACAGCTATTTTGCCCTGGACAAATGTACTGTTGGTGgtagagtatttttttttttaaaccaaccaCTACCTGCTTTTCTTGATAGTTTTCTGCCACCTTACTCTGCTACCAATTTCaggcctccccttccccttttatatCTGAAACAGTCCCGTGTGGTAGGCTCGGTAAAGTTAATATAGGCACATAAACAGCAGTTCTTATCAAGAGATTGTGGGGAGATTCAGGGGATCCAAAGCACACAATGTATCGGGTCTAGGAAATCCTGTGGGCATCCATGGATGGACCCATTACAGTCTGGTCTGTCCCAATTGTGCATGGGGAGGGAACTAAGGGTGCTCTGCCCTATTCCTGAGAAATGCCTAAAAATCTGCAtggaaatgcacattaaaaaaaaaaagttttaaaagtattttagACTTCTAAAAATAAGGCATCTACCTGCCCACAGCCTGGAGCTGCTAGTGCAAGCATCTTCTTGCCACtgcatgctttgaatgcaaataCAGCCAGTTTACCTAAGAGTGAGAGGACTTGATGTTTACAGGCAGGAAGCCATGTTCTTCCTGTACAATTCCCCCTGAGATAGGATGTCATCAGTTCTCATTGCTCCCAGGGGAATCTCTTGTATTTGCATTTAGAGTGCGCTGCAGCAAGGAGCAGCAGACATTTGATTGATCTGACCTCAGCCTGTTTGGGCCATGCCCTAGCCTTGGTACCTGACAATCAACAGCAGACCCTGCTGAGGCCTGACAGTTTCTGTGTCATGCAATGTTGGCAATACCTGTTTTGTTCTGTGTAGTATGAGAACTACATGATATTTGgcccaataataaaaaaaagaaaatcagaagGGCAGCACTGAAAGGTGAAGCAAATTATATCTAATATGGGGGtaagagggaaggaaaggggttATAGATCGGCCTACTTCTGCTTACATACAACCCTCTGAATAAAGAGATCTATATTGTACTGATCTTAAAATAAGCTCCCGATTGTTTAAATAACACTGTCATGTTACCTCCACGGATATATCCTTTGCTGTCATTGGCCACTTGTGCTCATATTTGTCTTTCACAGCTTGTTCTGCACTGACGGTTGGTGTTGCATTCTCAGGCCTCATTCCATGGCTAGGTTTACCCACCAGATTTTGAACAGATTTCACCATATTCTTTAAATCTTCTGGGTATGGAGTTGGATAGCGCTTTAAGTTTATTTCAACCTGAGCAGTCGtttaacaaaataaattaaaaccacaAATAGGAAACAAAAAACATTATTAAACTTCTAGTTTTGATTATCAAGGctatacaaaacagaaaacacagaGACAGTGAATTTAGGCATTTGAGACAATGTTAACATAAAACTGTGCCTTTGAAATGCTAAAGCCTATGTCATTTACAACATGGTGAATGCAGAATAAAATCCATTGGTGACTGAATGTAATTTCTTTCCCACTTGCCTAGAACTGTATAATGCAATAATACTTGGACTGAAATTACACCTTGATGTTCAGACTGCTAAACATCACTTTAATGGCTCAGGTAGAATCTAGAACTTCACTTGCATATGGAAAGTCATTCTGGATTTATAAAACAACACTGTGATAGCTTATTTGAAAAGACTGTGAGCAATCCAAAAAAGATTAGATGTTCCTAAATCCttctgaaatcaataggacttgaGTACGCTTCAATTTTAACGGATTGCATTCAATAAAAATTGAGGGCCCCCCACCTCATTTAATGGATGTGTAGTTGTACAAAAGTGTGATATAATttttactacaaaggaaaaaATTGCATGTAAAGCCAAGGTTCAAATGCAGACACAAGTTAATAGGCAACCATTCAAAAAGCTTGACTGATGTGAAGAGAACAAACTATGGTAGCAACTTGCACTGAGCgttgaaatataataaagtatgCATTACAGACAAGCACATCCAAACATGGATCTCAATAGCAAATGTGAAATATTATGTTACAAGGAAATGTACAGCTCCAGTAAGAAAACTAACTAAGTGATGTGTGGAATAAAGTACTGCTATTGTTCTAATTGCCTTACAGTTGAAAGAATGTAATTGCTGCTGGTCTAACTTAATCACTTGCTTTTCTACATGACCTGGGCCATGGTATACGTAAGATTTACACATAACCTTAACAATAACTGGGATGTAAATCAAATACTACATGCACTGCAAAGGTTGCTAAGAATACAGTGTAACTAATTAACTATGTAAGGAAATTTGAGTAAAGTTAATTTATCTTAGGTAAATATTAAATTTCACTATTAAACATACTCGCAGATGTGCTAGATAGAATTAGGGTGAAGAAAATCCCATAGTTGATATTAAAAATGATAATTACCAATGAAGTCTAGACTCCCTTTCTATTCATGGTCTTTTATGTTTCACATTTAAAGTTACCTCAGAAGTAGCATGCCGCTGGGGATAAAAACCTTCCAAAGTGCAATATTCCtggatagaagaatttcttttttaatttctactGTCAAATTCATTTCAGCAAACAATGATACACTTGACCAAAATCAAATTTCACAAGACTCATCAGAATAAAGTTATTATGAATATTAAGAACTATTACCAAATGTATAATTTTAAATAACATAAAATTACAAACCAAATCCTATGAAACGTAGATGAATATGCAACCAACCAATCACAGGGCACACATTTCATTGAGAACTGTGCCCTTAATATTAAGGATTATTTCACCACTCTGGAAATGTCTTCATATCAGCCAAACAGACAGGTGCCTGCAGTTGATATTGCAATGCACAGATAGCCATGATGTCAAAGAAATTTTGTATGCGCTTTAAACACTGTGAGTCCCAATATTACTTGCATGTTTACTGGATAAACATATGAGAATCATCTCCAAACACCCAGGTATTGAACTGATCTGTAACCATTTGATTATGTTTTAAGATAgaataaatataattaataaagcagaataatGTAACAGAAACATTTAACATGATTTCTTTTTAATATGTTTAGTACTGTAAAGGTCTAGCACCAGTGTgactttttaaaatctatttaatACATTAAAATTGGCTTTACACGGATATTACTGACAGCACTCCTATGGATTTTCATCTTTATTTTGAGGGGAAAGTGGGTATTGTATATGCACCTGTACGtatgtacatttgtgtgtgtgtgtgtatatgtgtgtgtgtgtgagtaagtgagagaaagaaagagagagagagagagagagagagagagagagagagaaagaaagaaagaaagaaagaaagaaagaaagaagcccaGATCCTGCCCACAGCTACCACTTTCAGGCCCACTTATTACTGCTACGCATCCCCTGACCACTGCCACATCTACCCCTGACGCAGGCAAatagatcacttttctagtttgTGAATTAACAAAAAAtgataaaattaatttttttaccaCCATTCAGAAACACGCTTATCTTTA
The Podarcis raffonei isolate rPodRaf1 chromosome 6, rPodRaf1.pri, whole genome shotgun sequence DNA segment above includes these coding regions:
- the LRRC7 gene encoding leucine-rich repeat-containing protein 7 isoform X5, whose protein sequence is MMESLVQCLEMTTKRKIIGRLVPCRCFRGEEEIISVLDYSHCSLQQVPKEVFNFERTLEELYLDANQIEELPKQLFNCQALRKLSIPDNDLSSLPTSIASLVNLKELDISKNGIQDFPENIKCCKCLTIIEASVNPISKLPDGFTQLLNLTQLYLNDAFLEFLPANFGRLVKLRILELRENHLKTLPKSMHKLTQLERLDIGNNEFSELPEVLEQVQNLKELWMDNNSLQTLPGPIGRLKQLVYLDMSKNRIESIDMDISGCEALEDLLLSSNMLQQLPDSIGLLKRLTTLKVDDNQLTILPNAIGNLSLLEEFDCSCNELESLPPTIGYLHSLRTLAVDENFLPELPREIGSCKNVTVMSLRSNKLEFLPDEIGQMQKLRVLNLSDNRLKNLPITFTKLKELAALWLSDNQSKALIPLQTEAHPETKQRVLTNYMFPQQPRGDEDFQSDSDSFNPTLWEEQRQQRMTVAFEFEEKKEEEENAGKVKEYCTLEGFYPQRHATSEVEINLKRYPTPYPEDLKNMVKSVQNLVGKPSHGMRPENATPTVSAEQAVKDKYEHKWPMTAKDISVEDPYVHAVNDMRIGELRPSMTEAPLYQPKLVLLGKEKKESTDESEADKVHCMNNSVSSGTYSDYSPSQASSGSSNARVKMGSLQTTAKDAVNNSLWGNRLVQSFPQPLETKPLLSQRESAPAGNLQQHNERRPMSDTFADSWNDGSHYDNTGFVAEESTVENPSANPLLSSKSRSTSAHGRRPLIRQDRIVGIPLELEQPTLRNTPESEVPPSNPWQNWTRTPSPFEDRTAFPSKLESTPTTSPLPERKDLVKDSAEIASTFSPGTAWEYHESNANRSLGNVFSHIHCRPDPSKNVISISKSTERLSPMMRDLKTNRFKKSQSIDEIDIGAYKVYNIPLENYAATTDNAGMHERPDKMMGPEHGMSSMSRSQSVPMLDDELLTYGSVKVQQQQKPSVTKKVYQFDQSFNPQGSVEVKADKRIPPPFQHTPEYIPQQTKTVSKDLVSPRAYRGYPPMEHMFSFSQPSVNEETVNTQYSSQGSRAGFLRRADSLASSTDMSMYRRVSEPHELPQSDRYNRHQYRGPMERQSSMQVSESQFLKRNGRYEDEHPSYQEVKAQSGSFPVKNLTQRRPLSARSYSTESYGTSQTRPVSARPTMAALLEKIPSDYNLGNYGDKPSDNTDLKTRPTPVKGNESCGKMPADWRQQLLRHIEARRLDRTAAYKHNTVNLGMLRSGGLSAMHAGRSMTLNLQTKSKFENQMHQELPLPKTPSQQSSILDNGQEDVSAGGQWNPYPLGRRDVPPETVAKKAGSHIQTLMGSQSLQHRSREQPYESNMNKVTIQQYQPPLPIQIPSQSTRAPQAGRCVIQTKGQRSMDGYPEQFCVRIEKNPGLGFSISGGISGQGNPFKPSDKGIFVTRVQPDGPASNLLQPGDKIIQMALSTHEALDIS